The Bos indicus x Bos taurus breed Angus x Brahman F1 hybrid chromosome 15, Bos_hybrid_MaternalHap_v2.0, whole genome shotgun sequence genome includes a window with the following:
- the RASSF10 gene encoding ras association domain-containing protein 10 has product MDPSEKKISVWICQEEKLVSGLSRRTTCSDVVRVLLEDGCRRRRRQRRSRRRGAAGDPPGPGELPEPLDEDDEDDDDEALPQGMLCGPPQCYCIVEKWRGFERILPNKTRILRLWAAWGEEQENVRFVLVRSEASLPNAGPRSAEARVVLSRERPCSARGVPARPSLAMTQEKQRRVVRKAFRKLAKLNRRRQQQPSSPCSSTSSSAASSCSSSSPRATESASVERMETLVHLVLSQDHTIRQQVQRLRELDREIDRYEAKVHLDRMRRHGVNYVQDTYLVGAGIELDGTGPGEEPEPEPDPEPAAATTTTPPLDGEAKAVALEELARRCDDLLQLQEQRAQQEELLERLSAEIQEELNQRWMRRRQEELATREEPPDAEGGLDGELLLERERVRTQLSTSLYIGLRLNTDLEAVKSDLDYSQQQWDSKERELQGLLQTLHTLELTVAPDGTPVSSGPSRDPGPQACAEVWVDQARGLAKSCPGNDEDSDTGLSSMHSQDSDSVPVCESLV; this is encoded by the coding sequence ATGGATCCTTCGGAGAAGAAGATATCAGTGTGGATCTGCCAGGAGGAGAAACTGGTGTCCGGCCTTTCCCGCCGCACCACTTGTTCGGACGTAGTGCGGGTACTCTTGGAGGATGGCTGCCGGAGGCGACGGCGGCAGCGGCGGAGCCGGCGGCGGGGGGCGGCCGGCGACCCGCCAGGCCCAGGAGAGCTGCCGGAACCCCTGGACGAGGACGACGAGGACGACGACGATGAGGCGCTGCCCCAGGGCATGCTGTGCGGGCCCCCGCAGTGCTATTGCATTGTGGAGAAGTGGCGGGGCTTTGAGCGCATCTTGCCCAACAAGACGCGCATCTTGCGCCTCTGGGCCGCCTGGGGCGAAGAGCAAGAGAACGTACGCTTCGTGCTAGTGCGCAGCGAGGCGTCGCTGCCCAACGCGGGTCCCCGCAGTGCCGAGGCGCGCGTCGTGCTCAGTCGCGAGCGCCCCTGCTCCGCGCGGGGGGTCCCAGCGCGGCCCAGCCTAGCCATGACCCAGGAGAAGCAGAGACGGGTGGTGCGCAAGGCCTTCCGCAAGCTGGCCAAGCTCAACCGGCGGCGCCAGCAGCAGCCGTCGTCGCCCTGTTCGTCCACTTCGTCGTCCGCAGCCTCATCCTGTTCGTCGTCGTCGCCGCGGGCCACCGAGAGCGCCTCGGTGGAGCGTATGGAGACGCTGGTGCACTTGGTGCTCTCCCAGGACCACACCATCCGTCAGCAGGTGCAGCGGCTTCGGGAGCTGGACCGAGAGATCGACCGCTACGAAGCCAAGGTGCATCTGGACCGCATGCGGCGGCACGGAGTGAACTACGTGCAGGACACCTACTTGGTGGGTGCCGGGATCGAACTCGACGGTACCGGCCCAGGAGAggagccggagccggagccggaTCCCGAGCCGGCGGCAGCGACGACAACGACGCCGCCCCTGGACGGCGAGGCGAAGGCGGTTGCGCTGGAGGAGCTGGCCCGGCGCTGCGACGACCTACTGCAGTTGCAGGAGCAGCGGGCCCAGCAGGAGGAGTTGCTCGAGCGCCTCTCGGCCGAAATCCAGGAGGAGCTGAACCAGAGGTGGATGAGGAGGCGCCAGGAGGAGCTCGCAACCCGGGAGGAGCCCCCGGACGCCGAGGGCGGCCTCGACGGTGAGCTGCTGCTGGAGCGCGAGCGGGTCCGGACGCAGCTCAGCACCAGCCTCTACATCGGGCTCCGGCTCAACACGGACCTGGAGGCCGTCAAGTCGGACTTGGATTACAGCCAGCAGCAGTGGGACAGCAAGGAGCGCGAGCTCCAGGGCCTTCTCCAGACTTTGCACACTTTGGAGCTGACGGTAGCGCCCGATGGGACTCCGGTGTCCAGTGGGCCCTCGCGGGACCCCGGGCCGCAGGCCTGCGCCGAGGTGTGGGTGGACCAGGCCCGCGGACTGGCCAAGAGCTGTCCTGGTAACGACGAGGACTCGGACACCGGGCTGAGCTCCATGCACAGCCAGGACTCGGACTCGGTGCCCGTGTGCGAATCCCTTGTGTAG